A stretch of the Asticcacaulis sp. ZE23SCel15 genome encodes the following:
- a CDS encoding class III extradiol ring-cleavage dioxygenase — protein sequence MTRMPTLYIPHGGGPCFFMDWNPADVWTGMGEYLRDVARQVGQKPKAILVISAHWEEAEFTLQTAQQPDLLFDYYGFPPHTYQITYPTHNDAQLMARIGQLTAQAGITLNHDDTRGYDHGVFIPLKLIYPDADIPVAQLSLKKGLDPAEHIRLGQALAPLRDEGVLIIGSGMSFHNMKALMGRGVNLAGQAHNFSHDFDNWLKTTATEAAPLQRIQNLTHWTQAPAARDAHPREEHLIPLMVVAGAAGEDKGTATYSQTLPHINAAISGYQFG from the coding sequence ATGACCCGAATGCCCACCCTCTATATTCCCCACGGCGGTGGGCCATGTTTTTTCATGGACTGGAACCCCGCCGATGTCTGGACCGGCATGGGAGAATATTTGCGTGATGTCGCCCGTCAGGTCGGCCAAAAACCCAAGGCGATTCTAGTCATTTCCGCCCATTGGGAAGAGGCCGAATTTACGCTGCAAACCGCGCAACAGCCGGATCTGCTGTTCGATTATTACGGCTTTCCGCCCCACACCTATCAGATCACCTATCCCACCCATAATGACGCACAACTGATGGCGCGCATCGGGCAGTTGACCGCACAGGCGGGTATTACGCTCAACCACGATGACACGCGCGGCTATGACCACGGCGTCTTTATTCCGCTCAAGCTGATCTATCCGGACGCCGATATTCCGGTGGCGCAACTGTCGCTCAAAAAAGGTCTCGATCCGGCCGAGCATATCCGGCTGGGCCAGGCGCTGGCCCCCTTGCGTGACGAAGGGGTGCTGATCATCGGTTCCGGCATGAGTTTTCACAATATGAAGGCCCTGATGGGACGGGGTGTTAATCTGGCCGGACAGGCGCACAATTTTTCGCATGACTTTGATAATTGGCTAAAAACCACCGCGACGGAAGCGGCCCCTTTACAACGCATCCAAAACCTCACCCATTGGACACAAGCTCCTGCCGCACGCGATGCCCACCCGCGTGAGGAGCACCTGATCCCGTTGATGGTGGTCGCGGGGGCTGCCGGTGAGGACAAAGGCACGGCCACCTACAGCCAGACCCTGCCGCACATTAATGCGGCCATCAGCGGCTATCAGTTCGGCTGA
- a CDS encoding mannitol dehydrogenase family protein, which produces MSRLSLATLEALKSDVIKPAYDPERLAIGVVHFGPGAFHRAHQAAYLDAIAAFDPRWGICGVSLHSTGVRDALNPQDGLYTLAILDEEIKYQIIGSMREVLVGPEDIEAVLERLTRDSVGIVSSTVTEKGYCLTPDGALDFSHADIVHDVANPHTPKSFVGYVVEGLRRRHTKGQKPFVLIPCDNLPKNGHRLKAAVVALAAKHDQVLADWIETTLQCPCTMVDSITPATDDALRARVEAATGVADAWPIQREAFTQWVIEDHVHDGGPDWARAGVTLTDNVPAYERAKLRLLNGPHSTLAYVGLHKVYESVSEAMTDADLSAFVRDLMIEDVVPLLEAPKGLDLVAYSEAILKRFRNPAIRHLLSQIAWDGSQKLPIRLLGSLSEALARGADISRFGVPLAAWIRFVRNKAVTGEAIIDPLAAELIALGKTLNDDVSDVQAVLALRAVFPEVLANDAKVIAALEAAYTDLLAAEKVNA; this is translated from the coding sequence ATGTCCCGACTGTCGCTTGCTACCCTTGAGGCGCTGAAATCCGATGTGATTAAACCGGCCTATGATCCGGAGAGGCTGGCGATCGGGGTTGTGCATTTTGGGCCGGGGGCTTTCCACCGCGCCCATCAGGCGGCGTATCTCGATGCGATTGCGGCTTTTGATCCGCGCTGGGGCATTTGCGGCGTATCACTGCATTCGACCGGGGTGCGCGATGCACTGAATCCCCAAGACGGGCTCTATACCCTCGCCATTCTGGATGAGGAAATCAAATACCAGATCATCGGCTCCATGCGCGAAGTGTTGGTGGGCCCCGAAGATATCGAAGCCGTGCTGGAACGTCTGACCCGCGATAGCGTTGGCATCGTTTCCTCAACCGTAACCGAAAAAGGCTATTGCCTGACGCCGGACGGGGCGCTTGATTTCAGCCATGCCGATATCGTCCACGATGTCGCAAACCCGCACACGCCGAAATCGTTTGTCGGCTATGTGGTCGAGGGCTTACGCCGCCGTCATACCAAGGGTCAAAAACCGTTCGTGCTGATCCCGTGCGATAATTTACCCAAAAATGGCCACCGCCTGAAAGCGGCGGTGGTGGCGCTGGCGGCCAAGCATGATCAGGTTTTGGCCGACTGGATCGAAACTACCTTGCAATGCCCGTGCACCATGGTCGATTCGATTACCCCGGCGACCGATGATGCCTTACGCGCCCGCGTTGAGGCCGCGACCGGCGTGGCCGATGCCTGGCCGATCCAGCGCGAAGCCTTTACCCAATGGGTGATCGAAGACCATGTCCATGACGGTGGCCCGGACTGGGCGCGCGCCGGTGTGACCTTGACCGACAATGTCCCGGCCTATGAACGCGCCAAGCTGCGCCTGCTCAATGGGCCGCACTCAACTCTGGCTTATGTCGGTTTGCATAAGGTTTATGAGAGCGTATCTGAAGCCATGACCGATGCCGATTTGTCGGCCTTTGTCCGTGATCTGATGATCGAAGATGTGGTGCCCTTGCTGGAGGCGCCGAAAGGTCTTGATCTGGTCGCCTATAGTGAGGCGATCCTCAAGCGCTTCCGCAATCCGGCCATTCGTCACCTGTTGTCGCAGATTGCCTGGGATGGCTCGCAAAAGCTGCCGATCCGCTTGCTGGGATCACTGTCGGAGGCGTTGGCCCGCGGCGCAGATATCAGCCGCTTTGGCGTGCCGCTGGCGGCGTGGATACGGTTTGTGCGCAACAAAGCGGTAACGGGTGAGGCGATTATCGATCCGCTGGCGGCTGAACTGATCGCACTGGGCAAGACGCTCAATGACGATGTGTCTGATGTTCAGGCGGTGCTGGCTTTGCGCGCTGTGTTCCCCGAAGTCTTGGCCAATGATGCCAAGGTCATCGCCGCCTTAGAGGCCGCCTATACCGATCTGCTGGCAGCGGAAAAGGTCAACGCCTAA
- a CDS encoding TonB-dependent receptor gives MAVSKCKLMKAAGLSVSFMALMAGVTHAQDAAPGAEVIPEVIVTVQKREQTLLSVPAAVTAFNSSFMNDVGITDFQELAQFVPGFEVQDQSPNNPGFIMRGITSDSGTATGEARVSVFQDGLSISRSRGAYIELFDLNRVEIAKGPQSTLFGRGALIGAINVIQNKADPTDFDAAAQVGFGNYDYRLTELMMNLPVTETLAVRLATRFKSRDGYTENLLGGEDFNSLDTRAARAVISYAPTDRLNFDLIVNYQEDTPAGTGFKSGTFTPTNPQTGAVIGDLSPYSGAALSAAGGFKGGRDLGLERYVWGTTVLGRYEISDTLSLSSLSAYRRFTASEVFDADGMSLPLTVFGEDAYGKVWTQELRLNYDGNDKLSWFAGVSYFDEEARTAVPLQIDERVASVFLTNQLPRPTVPSYPFIQAALQSTPSLAALYPLLDPAHRETSTTFGETRSFDVFGDITYRLTPKLEISGGVRYTKDDKTSGYSASVVGNSGLASISFAQSTVTSYVTQYVQATGMMPSSAQQTAVFNQALTGALGLPLGIFKQPTTGNGNRIDRDFEDDGFTYRLVGRYLFSDTLNAYASVSRGRQPKTLSGDSGTTPLSAAVFTEANSETVDSLEAGVKARLFGGRMSWDSAVYYYQYDNFQTSVATNTGNIITVSAGEAKAYGFETQAYYRAAAGVDLFATYAYNHARFGNGLYDGNRFRLSPDHTVSLGARLKKEFGLGTLSFTPSYVWQSEVYFDDNNDLPQFQPAVAGLRPVADTKQDEKQDAYGLLNLRLGFKPARGPWEIELFGTNVTDEDYIKDAGNVGDTLGIATFIQGEPSMYGVNLKLKY, from the coding sequence ATGGCTGTGTCGAAGTGTAAACTGATGAAAGCGGCGGGTCTGAGTGTAAGCTTTATGGCGCTCATGGCCGGTGTAACCCACGCTCAGGATGCCGCGCCAGGCGCCGAGGTCATCCCCGAAGTCATCGTCACTGTGCAAAAACGTGAGCAGACCTTGCTCAGCGTTCCAGCAGCCGTCACGGCCTTCAACTCATCCTTTATGAATGACGTTGGCATTACCGATTTTCAGGAACTGGCGCAGTTTGTGCCCGGTTTTGAGGTGCAGGATCAGTCGCCCAACAATCCGGGCTTTATTATGCGCGGGATCACGTCTGATTCCGGCACGGCAACCGGCGAAGCGCGGGTTTCGGTCTTTCAGGACGGCCTGAGCATTTCGCGTTCCCGCGGGGCCTATATCGAACTGTTCGATCTGAACCGGGTTGAAATCGCCAAGGGTCCGCAATCGACCCTGTTTGGGCGCGGCGCGCTGATCGGGGCGATCAATGTCATTCAGAACAAGGCTGATCCGACCGATTTCGATGCGGCGGCGCAGGTCGGTTTTGGCAATTACGACTATCGCCTGACCGAGTTGATGATGAACCTGCCGGTTACGGAAACACTGGCGGTGCGTCTGGCGACGCGGTTCAAATCGCGCGACGGTTATACTGAAAATCTGCTGGGGGGCGAGGACTTCAACAGCCTTGATACCCGTGCCGCGCGGGCAGTCATCAGCTATGCGCCAACCGATCGGCTGAACTTTGATCTGATCGTCAACTATCAGGAAGACACACCGGCGGGCACGGGCTTTAAATCCGGCACCTTTACCCCGACCAATCCGCAAACTGGCGCGGTGATCGGCGATCTTAGCCCCTATAGCGGCGCAGCCCTGTCGGCGGCGGGTGGCTTCAAGGGCGGGCGCGATCTGGGGCTGGAGCGCTACGTGTGGGGCACGACGGTGCTGGGGCGCTATGAGATCAGCGACACCTTAAGCCTGTCATCCTTAAGTGCCTATCGCCGCTTTACGGCTTCGGAAGTGTTCGATGCCGACGGCATGTCCCTGCCGCTGACCGTGTTTGGCGAAGATGCCTATGGTAAGGTCTGGACCCAGGAACTGCGCCTTAACTATGACGGCAATGATAAGCTGTCTTGGTTTGCCGGTGTCAGCTACTTCGACGAGGAGGCCCGCACCGCCGTGCCGCTTCAGATCGATGAGCGCGTCGCTTCGGTATTTCTGACCAATCAATTGCCACGCCCGACGGTGCCGTCCTATCCGTTCATTCAGGCCGCCCTGCAATCGACGCCGTCGCTGGCGGCGCTCTATCCTCTGCTTGATCCTGCCCACCGCGAAACCTCGACCACCTTTGGCGAGACGCGCTCATTCGATGTCTTTGGGGATATCACCTATCGCCTGACGCCGAAGTTAGAGATCAGCGGCGGGGTGCGCTACACCAAGGATGACAAGACGTCCGGCTATTCGGCCAGCGTCGTGGGCAATTCCGGTCTGGCCTCGATCAGCTTTGCTCAGTCGACGGTGACCAGCTATGTTACTCAGTACGTACAGGCCACTGGCATGATGCCGTCATCGGCACAGCAGACGGCGGTATTTAATCAGGCCCTGACGGGGGCGCTTGGCCTGCCGCTGGGGATTTTCAAGCAGCCGACGACCGGCAACGGCAACCGCATTGACCGCGATTTTGAAGATGACGGGTTCACCTATCGTCTGGTCGGGCGCTATCTGTTCAGCGATACGCTCAATGCCTATGCCTCCGTATCGCGCGGGCGTCAGCCTAAGACCTTAAGCGGTGATTCCGGCACGACCCCGCTCAGTGCCGCGGTCTTTACTGAGGCCAATTCTGAGACGGTCGACAGCCTTGAGGCCGGGGTGAAGGCGCGTCTGTTTGGCGGGCGTATGAGCTGGGATTCGGCGGTCTATTATTATCAGTACGATAATTTCCAGACATCAGTGGCCACCAATACGGGCAACATCATCACGGTCAGCGCGGGTGAAGCCAAGGCTTATGGCTTTGAAACCCAAGCTTATTACCGCGCGGCGGCTGGCGTCGATCTGTTTGCGACCTACGCCTATAACCATGCCCGCTTCGGCAATGGCCTCTATGACGGCAATCGTTTCCGCCTCAGCCCTGACCATACCGTATCACTGGGCGCGCGCCTGAAAAAAGAGTTTGGGCTGGGCACGCTGTCGTTCACCCCAAGCTATGTGTGGCAGTCGGAAGTCTATTTCGATGACAACAACGACCTGCCGCAGTTCCAGCCCGCCGTGGCCGGGCTTCGTCCGGTCGCCGACACCAAGCAGGACGAAAAGCAGGACGCCTACGGTCTGCTCAACCTGCGGCTAGGCTTCAAGCCTGCGCGCGGGCCGTGGGAGATCGAGCTGTTCGGCACCAATGTCACCGACGAAGACTACATCAAGGACGCGGGCAATGTTGGCGATACTCTGGGGATCGCGACCTTCATTCAGGGCGAACCCAGTATGTATGGCGTGAACTTGAAACTTAAGTATTAA
- a CDS encoding S9 family peptidase — protein MPNPAFTVPAEPVPADVIALSEGPANVLEGQWPNRQIEAVTRLELHGYYTKNARARALVYAGGGYHRLMHDKEGVEVALWLNSLGIDAYVMAHRLPGQGNHDKDMALKDGLTCLDYLAQFKDMPLLHVGLSSGGHLAGVMACQDHALKAAGALIAYAPINANHKDYKFPVGKPDYPPVEKQDFYNDWPIGIAAEPHGVPDCPMFLAYGLYDEIVPVDHALNMIKAGQVLKRDVEAHIFDQAPHGFALRETTGTHAYWPELAARWFDRVLA, from the coding sequence ATGCCAAATCCTGCCTTTACCGTTCCGGCTGAACCTGTGCCCGCCGATGTGATTGCGTTGTCGGAAGGCCCTGCCAATGTGCTTGAAGGGCAATGGCCCAACCGGCAGATTGAAGCCGTGACGCGGCTGGAACTGCATGGTTACTACACCAAGAACGCACGGGCGCGGGCTCTGGTTTATGCGGGCGGTGGTTATCACCGGCTGATGCACGACAAAGAAGGGGTTGAGGTCGCTTTGTGGCTCAATAGCTTAGGCATCGATGCCTATGTCATGGCCCACCGCCTGCCGGGGCAAGGTAACCACGATAAGGACATGGCGCTGAAAGACGGCCTGACCTGTCTTGATTATCTGGCCCAGTTCAAAGATATGCCCCTACTGCATGTTGGCTTGTCGTCCGGGGGGCATCTGGCCGGGGTTATGGCCTGTCAGGATCATGCGCTGAAAGCCGCCGGTGCGCTGATTGCCTATGCGCCGATCAATGCCAATCATAAGGACTATAAGTTTCCTGTCGGAAAACCCGATTATCCGCCGGTCGAAAAGCAGGATTTCTATAACGATTGGCCGATCGGTATTGCGGCTGAACCCCACGGCGTGCCGGACTGCCCGATGTTTCTGGCCTACGGGCTTTATGATGAGATCGTGCCGGTTGACCATGCACTCAACATGATTAAGGCCGGTCAGGTCTTAAAACGCGATGTCGAAGCCCACATCTTTGATCAGGCCCCGCATGGCTTTGCGCTGCGTGAAACCACCGGCACCCATGCCTACTGGCCGGAACTGGCGGCCCGCTGGTTCGACCGGGTTTTGGCCTAG
- a CDS encoding carboxylesterase/lipase family protein — protein sequence MHRRHVLTGLTAVSAAAAVTPVSAKPRNPRVATRSGPVEGFVKGGISTFLSIRYGTAARFQPPVAPPVLKAVYKADRYGLSSPQSGKADIGISEDCLFLNVWTPNARPHKKRPVMFYIHGGAYNGGSGSDPLYDGTNLAAYGDVVVVTVNHRLNVFGYLYLARYERLVSGGAHGPLRYSGNCGQMDLHLALSWVRDNIAGFGGDPDNVMVFGQSGGGAKIATMMATPAAKGLFHRCATMSGQQVTASGPGNASLRAEAFLKTLGLKTDADGLAAVQTLPMQALVDALKTTDPVIGKGSVYMGPVLDETVLFRHPFYPDAPAQSHHIPMIIGNTKGETRAFLGGNPKNFELGWDDLPAKLPPEYRVDIDPYLVIDTYRKLYPDMSPSDVFFAATTAGRSWRGAIIEAEERAKAGATTFVYQENWPTPKDGGKLGAPHTIEIPLVFRNTAVAGSITTNSLEAQKMADLFSDAFIAFARTGSPQTPALPEWKPYTLSGRETMLMDLKPELALDPRGEERKLFEKVPFIQQGT from the coding sequence ATGCACCGCCGCCATGTCCTCACGGGCCTTACCGCCGTCTCTGCTGCCGCCGCTGTGACACCGGTATCAGCCAAACCGCGCAATCCGCGTGTCGCTACCCGTTCCGGCCCGGTCGAAGGCTTTGTAAAAGGTGGCATCAGCACATTCTTAAGCATCCGCTACGGCACCGCCGCCCGCTTTCAGCCGCCCGTCGCCCCACCCGTATTGAAAGCGGTCTATAAGGCCGACCGCTATGGCCTGTCGTCACCGCAAAGTGGCAAGGCCGATATCGGCATCAGCGAGGACTGCCTGTTCCTCAACGTCTGGACACCCAATGCCCGCCCGCACAAAAAACGCCCGGTCATGTTCTATATCCACGGCGGGGCCTATAATGGCGGTTCCGGGTCCGATCCGCTCTATGACGGCACCAACCTTGCCGCCTACGGCGATGTGGTGGTGGTCACCGTCAATCACCGGCTTAATGTGTTTGGTTATTTATACCTGGCCCGCTATGAGAGGTTGGTGAGCGGCGGCGCGCATGGCCCGCTGCGCTATTCCGGCAATTGCGGGCAGATGGATCTGCATCTGGCGCTGTCATGGGTGCGCGATAATATCGCAGGCTTTGGCGGTGATCCGGATAATGTCATGGTCTTTGGCCAGTCCGGCGGCGGGGCCAAGATCGCCACCATGATGGCCACCCCTGCAGCCAAGGGCCTGTTCCACAGGTGCGCCACCATGAGCGGTCAGCAGGTCACGGCGTCCGGCCCGGGCAATGCCAGTTTGCGCGCCGAAGCGTTTCTGAAAACCCTTGGCCTCAAAACCGATGCGGACGGATTGGCGGCGGTGCAGACCTTGCCGATGCAGGCCTTGGTCGATGCGTTAAAAACCACCGATCCGGTCATCGGCAAGGGCAGTGTCTATATGGGGCCGGTGCTGGATGAAACGGTCCTGTTCCGTCATCCGTTTTATCCTGATGCCCCGGCGCAATCGCACCATATCCCGATGATTATCGGCAATACAAAGGGTGAAACCCGCGCCTTTCTGGGAGGTAATCCGAAAAACTTTGAACTGGGCTGGGATGATTTGCCCGCTAAGCTGCCGCCCGAATACCGCGTCGATATCGACCCCTATCTGGTGATCGACACCTATCGCAAACTCTACCCCGACATGTCGCCGTCCGATGTGTTTTTTGCGGCCACGACGGCCGGCCGGTCATGGCGCGGGGCGATCATTGAGGCCGAGGAACGGGCTAAGGCCGGCGCCACAACCTTCGTCTATCAGGAAAACTGGCCCACGCCCAAGGACGGCGGCAAGCTGGGGGCGCCGCACACCATCGAAATCCCGCTAGTGTTTAGGAACACTGCCGTTGCAGGATCGATAACCACAAACTCCCTCGAAGCGCAGAAAATGGCCGATCTGTTCAGCGACGCCTTTATCGCCTTTGCCCGCACCGGATCACCCCAAACCCCCGCCCTGCCAGAATGGAAGCCCTATACCCTGTCGGGTCGTGAGACGATGCTGATGGATCTCAAGCCAGAGTTAGCCCTTGACCCGCGCGGCGAAGAACGCAAACTGTTTGAAAAAGTGCCGTTTATCCAGCAGGGAACCTAG
- a CDS encoding LacI family DNA-binding transcriptional regulator, giving the protein MTLPPQTQPVKPSAADPVEEFLKRRKKATINDVAALARVSKKTVSRIINNSPSVREETREAVNAIIARIGFRPDPQARGLAFRRSFLLGLIYDNPNAQYIVNMQMGILDKVRGSGIELVVHPCDKTSDSFLEEIRDFVELQRLSGVILLPPIAENRQLI; this is encoded by the coding sequence ATGACCTTACCCCCCCAAACTCAACCCGTTAAACCTTCCGCCGCGGACCCTGTCGAAGAGTTCCTGAAGCGGCGCAAAAAAGCGACCATAAATGATGTCGCCGCACTTGCACGGGTATCCAAAAAGACCGTCTCCCGCATCATCAATAACTCACCATCGGTGCGCGAAGAAACCCGCGAAGCCGTCAATGCCATCATCGCCCGCATTGGCTTCCGGCCCGACCCGCAGGCGCGCGGTCTGGCCTTCCGGCGGTCGTTCCTGCTGGGGCTGATCTATGACAACCCCAATGCCCAGTACATCGTCAACATGCAGATGGGTATTCTGGATAAGGTGCGCGGCTCCGGCATCGAACTGGTGGTCCACCCGTGCGATAAAACCTCCGACAGCTTCCTTGAGGAAATTCGTGACTTTGTGGAACTGCAACGGCTGTCGGGTGTGATCCTGCTGCCGCCGATCGCGGAAAACCGGCAACTGATTTAA
- a CDS encoding YceI family protein: protein MTKPFFKSALVAAALLGASFSPALAAPETYAIEPTHTEVLFSWSHFGFSKPTGKFMNAVGTLVLDEAAPANSSVEVSFAIDGLNTGVAKLDEHLKKPDFFDAAKFPTATFKSTKVAVTGADTAKVTGDLTIHGVTKPVTLDVKLNKIGENMMKKKTAGFSATGDIKRSDFGIGAYVPAVSDEITLSITAEANLK, encoded by the coding sequence ATGACCAAGCCCTTCTTCAAATCCGCCCTCGTGGCCGCCGCCCTTCTGGGCGCCAGCTTCTCCCCCGCGCTGGCGGCGCCGGAAACTTATGCGATCGAGCCTACCCATACCGAAGTCCTGTTTAGCTGGAGCCACTTTGGCTTCTCCAAGCCTACAGGCAAGTTCATGAACGCCGTCGGCACCCTGGTGCTTGACGAAGCGGCCCCGGCCAACAGCTCGGTCGAAGTCTCCTTCGCGATCGACGGCCTGAATACCGGCGTTGCCAAGTTGGACGAGCATCTGAAGAAGCCCGACTTTTTTGACGCCGCCAAGTTCCCGACCGCAACCTTCAAATCAACCAAGGTTGCCGTTACCGGCGCTGATACCGCCAAGGTCACCGGCGACCTGACCATTCACGGCGTCACCAAGCCCGTCACTCTGGATGTCAAGCTGAACAAGATCGGCGAAAACATGATGAAGAAAAAGACGGCAGGCTTCTCGGCGACCGGTGACATCAAACGCTCTGACTTCGGCATCGGCGCCTATGTGCCTGCCGTGTCGGATGAAATCACCCTGTCGATCACCGCTGAAGCCAACCTTAAGTAG
- a CDS encoding substrate-binding domain-containing protein, translated as MPFVRITARHGDDNSPPIKTSQVVSRDRMGCQQAADHLVELGHRRIGFIEGPHTYASAKERRQGFAEGLKAHGLDIDPAITAEGAYSFESGFEAGQKILSQPDRPTAIFASNDEMAIGAYKAALQMGLSVPGDLSIIGFDDSPLASRIYPALTTVRLPIRDMGRTAAETLIDQDNHRKHTMIFDAALVVRDSTAPAPKTFKP; from the coding sequence GTGCCGTTCGTGCGCATCACCGCCCGCCACGGTGATGATAATTCTCCGCCGATCAAGACCTCTCAGGTCGTGTCGCGTGATCGCATGGGCTGCCAGCAGGCCGCCGACCATCTGGTTGAGCTTGGCCACCGACGCATCGGCTTTATCGAAGGCCCGCACACCTACGCTTCCGCCAAGGAGCGCCGACAAGGCTTTGCCGAAGGTCTTAAGGCTCACGGCCTCGACATCGATCCCGCGATTACCGCCGAAGGGGCCTATTCGTTCGAATCCGGCTTTGAGGCAGGCCAGAAAATCCTAAGCCAGCCCGATCGCCCGACCGCCATCTTCGCGTCGAACGATGAGATGGCCATTGGTGCCTATAAGGCCGCCCTGCAAATGGGCCTGTCGGTGCCCGGTGACCTCAGCATTATCGGCTTTGACGATAGCCCGCTGGCGTCGCGCATCTACCCGGCCCTGACGACCGTGCGGCTGCCGATACGTGACATGGGTCGCACGGCAGCGGAAACCCTGATTGATCAGGATAACCACCGCAAACACACCATGATTTTCGATGCAGCTCTGGTGGTGCGCGATTCCACAGCCCCCGCCCCCAAAACCTTCAAGCCGTAA